Proteins from a single region of Scatophagus argus isolate fScaArg1 chromosome 23, fScaArg1.pri, whole genome shotgun sequence:
- the cnpy4 gene encoding protein canopy 4 yields MKLFTLILICVCSVVTADEDERLPNKCEVCKFLTIELQDALAKTGRSKEVLEVGQVLDNGKRRRKIKYNTSETRLTEAVDNICERILQYSVHAERPGSLRYAKGASQTMTTLKNLVHKGVKVDLGMPYELWDEPSVEVSDMKKQCETMLEQYEDVVEDWYFHHQDQRLENFLCQKHVLKASERECINEVWKGDVGESESDSTEEQGATHDAGEL; encoded by the exons ATGAAACTTTTTACACTGATTTTGAtttgtgtctgcagtgttgTTACAGCAGACGAAGACGAGAGACTGCCGAATAAATGCGAAG TGTGTAAGTTTCTGACAATAGAGCTGCAGGATGCTCTGGCAAAAACGGGTCGATCCAAAGAAGTCCTGGAGGTTGGACAAGTGTTGGACAAtggcaagagaagaagaaaaataaaatataacacgTC GGAAACTCGGCTGACTGAGGCTGTAGACAACATATGTGAACGCATCCTGCAGTACAGTGTCCACGCAGAGAGGCCTGGCAGCCTCCGCTACGCCAAG GGCGCAAGTCAGACCATGACCACTCTGAAGAACCTGGTCCATAAAGGAGTTAAAGTGGACCTGGGAATGCCATATGAGCTGTGGGATGAACCCTCTGTAGAGGTGTCTGACATGAAAAAACAG TGTGAGACGATGCTGGAGCAGTATGAGGACGTCGTGGAGGACTGGTACTTCCATCACCAGGACCAGAGGCTGGAGAACTTCCTCTGTCAGAAGCACGTCCTCAAGGCGTCAGAGCGAG AATGTATAAACGAGGTGTGGAAAGGAGACGTGGGGGAGTCAGAAAGTGACAGCACAGAAGAGCAGGGAGCAACGCATGACGCTGGGGAGCTTTGA
- the LOC124054976 gene encoding calpain-5-like, with protein sequence MPERVNSFQGQNFHKLRRACLRRGALFKDPLFPAAAQSLFYKREPLPGLTWKRPGEICKDPRLFVDGISTRDLHQGSLGNCWMVAAISCLASEPSLWKKVIPDHVEQEWNPKHPNLYAGIFHFRFWRLGRWMDVVVDDRLPVSRDGVLLFCRSATPREFWSALLEKAYAKLNGCYEALEGGNTTEALIDFTGGVSEPLSLDREALSLHSDQRRAFFQTLAKAHERKALITCSIRPAEGETVESVMDCGLVRGHAYGITAVRKVRLQSDGMARLFMVRMRNPWGTTDWTGAWSQGSQQWQQISRAEREKMGLVVRDVGEFWMDFEDFCRYFTDVVVCRLVERALLWPSSHWREVHHYGEWTPGLTSHGTPPPTILRSNHTLSLGRGNAKPEGTKQRGNRKEARLGKSQQTGGRGGRREHNEAVKKATKSDEGGELGGWGAQMDKTSRCGGCINHRDTFLHNPQFMFELRGKEEEVLISLQQEDRRIRRKDGEGENLPIGFEVLKVEVNRCSRVQCVVEQAASSVYMDSRSVTLRGTLAPGRYVVLPTTFLPGATGRFLLRLFSHSHVRLRELREDLPSPSLLECFLPQPTVVTTVHLRRASGLSPPKQTAPDVYAVVRCENDTVRSRVFKAEGNPEFNLRTIFYRRYPDTHISIELWSRGLLCDSALGEARLRTVDSERNRSHVMDLQGSQSRSGHRGCVYVETSSSICLTDL encoded by the exons ATGCCCGAACGAGTGAACAGTTTCCAGGGTCAAAACTTTCACAAGCTGAGGCGGGCCTGCTTGCGTCGAGGAGCGCTCTTCAAGGATCCCCTGTTCCCCGCCGCTGCCCAGTCCCTCTTCTACAAGAGGGAGCCCCTGCCGGGTCTGACCTGGAAGAGGCCAGGG GAGATATGCAAAGACCCCCGTCTGTTTGTTGATGGCATCAGCACTCGTGACTTGCACCAGGGGAGTCTGGGTAACTGCTGGATGGTGGCAGCCATTTCCTGCTTAGCATCTGAGCCGTCTCTGTGGAAGAAG GTGATCCCCGACCACGTGGAGCAGGAGTGGAATCCAAAGCATCCTAACCTGTACGCAGGAATCTTCCATTTTCGGTTCTGGAGACTTGGCCGGTGGATGGATGTTGTTGTGGACGACCGTCTGCCGGTCAGCAGGGATGGAGTGCTGCTTTTCTGCCGCTCAGCCACACCACGAGAGTTTTGGAGCGCCCTGTTGGAGAAGGCCTACGCTAA GCTAAATGGCTGCTATGAGGCTCTGGAGGGAGGAAACACAACAGAGGCACTGATTGACTTCACTGGTGGGGTTTCAGAGCCCCTCAGCTTGGATCGCGAGGCCCTCAGCCTGCACAGCGACCAGAGGCGTGCGTTCTTCCAGACGCTGGCCAAGGCCCACGAACGCAAAGCCCTCATCACCTGCTCCATACGG ccaGCAGAGGGGGAGACGGTGGAGTCGGTGATGGACTGCGGTCTGGTGCGAGGACACGCTTATGGGATCACAGCAGTGAGGAAGGTGAGGCTGCAGTCTGATGGGATGGCCCGACTCTTCATGGTGCGCATGAGGAACCCGTGGGGGACCACAGACTGGACTGGAGCCTGGAGTCAGGG GTcgcagcagtggcagcagatAAGTCgtgcagagagggaaaagatgGGCCTCGTTGTTCGAGACGTTGGGGAGTTCTG GATGGATTTCGAGGATTTCTGTCGCTACTTCACAGATGTGGTGGTGTGCCGCCTGGTGGAGAGGGCTCTGCTGTGGCCGAGCTCTCATTGGAGGGAGGTGCACCACTATGGAGAGTGGACTCCAGGTCTCACTTCCCACGGAACGCCTCCACCCACCATCCTCCGCAGCAACCACACGCTGAGCTTGGGGAGGGGCAACGCCAAACCTGAAGGGACCAAGCAGCGAGGTAACCGGAAGGAAGCCAGACTCGGGAAGAGTCAGCAGactggagggagaggaggaaggcgTGAACACAATGAGGCTGTGAAAAAGGCGACAAAATCAGATGAAGGTGGAGAGCTGGGAGGATGGGGGGCACAGATGGACAAGACGAGTCGATGTGGAGGATGCATCAACCACAGAGACACTTTCCTGCACAATCCACAG TTCATGTTTGAGTTGAgaggcaaagaggaggaggtgttgatcagtctgcagcaggaggacaggaggatacggaggaaagatggagagggagaaaacCTGCCTATCGGCTTTGAGGTGCTGAAG GTGGAGGTGAATCGCTGCAGTCGGGTGCAGTGCGTGGTGGAGCAGGCAGCCAGCTCCGTCTACATGGACTCCCGCAGTGTAACGCTGAGGGGGACTCTGGCTCCAGGTCGCTACGTCGTGCTGCCCACCACCTTCCTGCCAGGCGCCACAGGACGCTTCCTTCTACGTCTCTTCTCGCACTCCCACGTTCGACTCAG GGAACTGAGGGAGGATTTGCCGTCTCCCTCTTTGCTCGAGTGTTTTCTACCTCAACCCACTGTGGTGACCACAGTCCATCTGCGCAGAGCGTCGGGACTCAGCCCTCCGAAACAGACAG CTCCAGATGTTTACGCTGTAGTGCGCTGTGAGAATGACACCGTAAGGTCGCGGGTTTTCAAGGCGGAGGGAAACCCCGAGTTTAACCTCAGAACCATCTTCTACAGGAGATACCCCGACACACACATCTCTATTGAG TTGTGGAGCAGAGGTCTTCTGTGTGACTCGGCTCTCGGGGAGGCTCGACTCCGCACGGTGGACTCGGAGAGGAATCGCAGTCATGTGATGGACCTACAAGGCAGCCAGTCCCGGTCAGGACACCGAGGGTGTGTCTACGTCGAGACGTCCTCCAGCATCTGCCTCACAGACTTGTGA
- the LOC124054978 gene encoding transmembrane protein 272-like isoform X2, translated as MSTTRLVRRIGSPSQPPTPVLVISKLVVCVIPIAQIAIGAIHLNDCPRKHLIPIYLIVSGVFGLMLTLLSCLPCAQEPRDANPNPLSRLCMTWNSLISLFLFCWFIAGNVWIYSIYQPNYDKSTTDVDPYCDKTLYLFAFWITTLVYILIGVSLIGGCCTLVIAYLCGRADPDDNV; from the exons ATGTCAACCACAAGGCTGGTTCGTCGCATTGGCAGCCCTTCTCAACCCCCGACACCAGTACTAG TGATTTCGAAATTGGTAGTTTGTGTCATTCCTATTGCTCAGATTGCAATCG GTGCAATACACCTGAACGACTGTCCGCGGAAGCACTTAATCCCCATCTATCTGATAGTGTCGGGAGTCTTTGGCCTGATGCTGACACTGCTTTCCTGCTTGCCATGCGCCCAGGAGCCCAGAGATGCAAACCCCAACCCACTCAGTCGACTCTGCATGACCTGGAACTCACTGATATCCTTATTCCTCTTCTGCTGGTTTATAGCTG GTAATGTGTGGATCTACTCTATTTACCAGCCTAATTACGACAAGAGCACAACAGATGTGGATCCCTATTGTGACAAGACGCTGTACCTGTTTGCTTTCTGGATCACCACCTTGGTCTACATCCTCATAGGTGTGTCCCTGATAGGCGGTTGCTGCACCCTCGTAATCGCCTACCTGTGTGGCCGAGCCGACCCCGACGACAATGTCTAG
- the LOC124054978 gene encoding transmembrane protein 272-like isoform X1: MRTPERWRFVSVQDAPDGGSEFQQQAETSQRIHSLGRRVLVATMSTTRLVRRIGSPSQPPTPVLVISKLVVCVIPIAQIAIGAIHLNDCPRKHLIPIYLIVSGVFGLMLTLLSCLPCAQEPRDANPNPLSRLCMTWNSLISLFLFCWFIAGNVWIYSIYQPNYDKSTTDVDPYCDKTLYLFAFWITTLVYILIGVSLIGGCCTLVIAYLCGRADPDDNV; encoded by the exons ATGCGCACTCCCGAGAGGTGGAGGTTTGTCTCCGTTCAAGACGCGCCTGACGGAGGCTCAGAGttccagcagcaggcagagacATCACAGCGTATTCACTCACTG ggtcGGCGAGTCCTCGTTGCAACAATGTCAACCACAAGGCTGGTTCGTCGCATTGGCAGCCCTTCTCAACCCCCGACACCAGTACTAG TGATTTCGAAATTGGTAGTTTGTGTCATTCCTATTGCTCAGATTGCAATCG GTGCAATACACCTGAACGACTGTCCGCGGAAGCACTTAATCCCCATCTATCTGATAGTGTCGGGAGTCTTTGGCCTGATGCTGACACTGCTTTCCTGCTTGCCATGCGCCCAGGAGCCCAGAGATGCAAACCCCAACCCACTCAGTCGACTCTGCATGACCTGGAACTCACTGATATCCTTATTCCTCTTCTGCTGGTTTATAGCTG GTAATGTGTGGATCTACTCTATTTACCAGCCTAATTACGACAAGAGCACAACAGATGTGGATCCCTATTGTGACAAGACGCTGTACCTGTTTGCTTTCTGGATCACCACCTTGGTCTACATCCTCATAGGTGTGTCCCTGATAGGCGGTTGCTGCACCCTCGTAATCGCCTACCTGTGTGGCCGAGCCGACCCCGACGACAATGTCTAG